The Candida dubliniensis CD36 chromosome 2, complete sequence genome contains a region encoding:
- a CDS encoding ribosome biogenesis protein, putative (Similar to S. cerevisiae RPF2) translates to MIRTIKPKNARSKRALAKKEAKLVENTKSALFVPGSTGNKFLHDAMCDLMAFKKPFAKKFSKKNQIRPFEDSNQLEFFAEKNDSSLMIFSSNNRKRPKTLTFIRFFNFKIYDMIELSIQDNHKLLKDFKKLTFTIGLKPMFVFNGSIFDNHPIYQHIKSLFIDFFHGEETDLQDVAGLQYVIALSAGEIQDLNNDKILPLVHFRVYKLKSFKSGQKLPRIELDEIGPRFDFKIGRRITPTPEIEKEATKKPKQLEAKIKKNVTTDFMGDKVAQIHVGKQDLSKLQTRKMKGLKEKYDQESEEEEEEDDDDDVYVSDEEYFGEDIEEPETKRQKV, encoded by the coding sequence ATGATTAGAACAATCAAACCAAAGAATGCTCGTTCCAAAAGAGCATTAGCTAAAAAGGAAGCTAAATTAGTTGAAAATACCAAATCAGCATTATTTGTACCAGGATCAACGGGGAATAAATTTTTACATGATGCTATGTGTGATTTAATGGCTTTTAAAAAACCTTTTgctaaaaaattttctaaaaaaaatcaaattagaCCATTTGAagattcaaatcaattagaATTTTTTGctgaaaaaaatgattcatcattaatgattttttcatcaaataatagaaaaagaCCGAAAACTTTAACTTTTAtaagatttttcaattttaaaatttatgatatgattgaattatcaatacAAGATAAtcataaattattaaaagattttaaaaaattaactTTTACAATTGGATTAAAACCAATGTTTGTTTTCAATGgatcaatttttgataatcatccaatttatcaacatattaaatcattatttattgattttttccaTGGTGAAGAAACTGATTTACAAGATGTTGCTGGATTACAATATGTTATTGCTTTATCTGCTGGAGAAATAcaagatttaaataatgataaaattttaCCATTAGTTCATTTTAGAGtatataaattgaaatcatttaaatctGGTCAAAAATTACCTAGAATAGAATTAGATGAAATTGGTCCTcgttttgattttaaaattggtaGAAGAATTACTCCTACAccagaaattgaaaaagaagctactaaaaaaccaaaacaattggaagctaaaattaaaaagaatgTTACTACCGATTTCATGGGTGATAAAGTTGCTCAAATACATGTGGGTAAACAAGATTTGAGTAAATtacaaacaagaaaaatgaaaggattgaaagaaaaatacgATCAAGAaagtgaagaagaagaagaagaagatgatgatgatgatgtgtATGTTTCTGATGAAGAATATTTTGGTGAAGATATAGAAGAACCAGAAACTAAGAGACAGAAAGTATAG
- a CDS encoding aspartate aminotransferase, cytoplasmic, putative (Similar to S. cerevisiae AAT2): MYKTQLIKSSTYQTTKFLTIRQLSSTNQLLKWNEIPLAPPDKILGISEAYNNDSNPQKINLGVGAYRDNSGKPIIFPSVKKAEEILLNKETEKEYTAIIGSKNFQSIVKNFIFNNSNKDINGKQLIDDNRIVTAQTISGTGSLRVIADFLNRFYSNKKILVPKPTWANHVAVFKDAGLEPEFYNYYETNKNDLDFDNLKKSLNSAPNNSIVLLHACCHNPTGMDLNSQQWDEILQIIQNKNFFPLIDMAYQGFASGKPFEDIELIRKLTKLANENKIPSFALCQSFAKNMGLYGERTGSISIINSSSEDSKAVESQLKKLIRPIYSSPPIHGSKIVEIIFDENSGLLPQWLDELDKVVGRLNTVRSKLYEKLDKSNYNWDHLLKQRGMFVYTGLSPEQVIKLRNDYSVYATEDGRFSISGINDNNVDYLANAINEVVKK; this comes from the coding sequence ATGTACAAGactcaattgattaaatctTCAACTTATCAAACTACTAAATTTTTGACAATTAGacaattatcatcaactaatcaattattgaaatggAATGAAATTCCATTAGCTCCACCAGATAAAATTTTGGGTATTTCTGAAGcttataataatgattctaatccacaaaaaattaatttaggAGTTGGTGCTTATAGAGATAATTCTGGTAAACCAATTATTTTCCCATCAGTTAAAAAAGCTgaagaaattttattaaataaagaaactgaaaaagaatatactGCTATTATTGGttcaaaaaatttccaatcaattgtgaaaaattttatttttaataattctaataaagatattaatggtaaacaattaattgatgataatagaATTGTTACTGCTCAAACCATTTCTGGTACTGGATCACTTAGAGTTATTGCTGATTTTTTAAATCGATTTTAttccaataaaaaaattttggttCCAAAACCAACTTGGGCTAATCATGTTGCCGTTTTTAAAGATGCTGGATTAGAACCAgaattttataattattatgaaaccaataaaaatgatttagattttgataatttgaaaaaatctttAAATTCAGCtccaaataattcaattgttttattacATGCTTGTTGTCATAATCCAACTGGTATGGATTTAAATTCTCAACAATGGGATGAAATTTtacaaattattcaaaataaaaattttttcccATTAATTGATATGGCTTATCAAGGTTTTGCTAGTGGTAAACCAtttgaagatattgaattaattagaaaattaactaaattggctaatgaaaataaaatcccTTCATTTGCTTTGTGTCAATCATTTGCTAAAAATATGGGACTTTATGGAGAAAGAACTGGATCaatttctattattaattcatcGAGTGAAGATTCTAAAGCAGTTGAAtctcaattgaaaaaattaattagaCCAATTTATTCTTCTCCACCAATTCATGGATctaaaattgttgaaattatttttgatgaaaattctGGTTTATTACCTCAATGGTTAGATGAATTAGATAAAGTTGTTGGAAGATTAAATACTGTTCGTTCTAAattatatgaaaaattagataaatctaattataattgggatcatttattaaaacaaaGAGGTATGTTTGTTTATACTGGATTATCACCAGAACAAGTTATTAAATTAAGAAATGATTATTCAGTTTATGCTACTGAAGATGGTAGATTTAGTATTTCTGgtattaatgataataatgtcGATTATTTGGCTAATGCTATTAATGAAGTTgtcaaaaaataa
- a CDS encoding conserved hypothetical protein (contains SH3 domain): protein MASTMTSRDRFKTENGTTTLDDTNHLLYDLERKLSLTSNTSSQQTHTSSVVHSSHLLGLGRQSIQSQVLNQIMNDEELNNQDDKHQRIHNSIFNPDEIFQERQNNKYMTSKFTKNYNDDNLTKNHKLNRKNSLNISKSRLERNSCTSEDIQNNEKEQQQQQQQQQQQQDENNQYDINKSISQIHEVDDPSMFESEEDLLANHLQMPQEEEEGNNNNMNNNHEEPRYGIFYGGDDYEDSDSGNDSDSEGDIPLSPPRSPPRDLDPDKLYGLYDFSGPDPSHCTLSVDEPVYLINDEDNYWWLIRKLTKLERLKRMRIMKNQEIQIDIDIDIESDEEDGKIGFVPAECLETHGERLARLNCFKNEELEKKKNSLFQSTFEQSTIEQSTIDNFKNHYRKTVTTKKSVTFENLGDIIDDYSDEEIKSDHENIRQNLDLYNNLEPPTHLQEIKEPEVLSDVYPAETPLIITKNNSNSNSNNNNNNNNNNNNNNNSNNSNNKTVTPTLQMTNKFDTVFVQPKQRNGGLFDDASIGSYSPDTPVKVKSPLRVEIQDDDDNNDDNNDDDDEMGRNNSLSSISSLRRSVILDRLTQMTSDIQEQLQLDGYNEEEEEEEQQQQQQQEETIDRAEDKYKDDDETEKENTDIDQKNNINNDNDNEVHGFSFEESSEQFTSEDDYDENDINVQDNNNNNNNNNNNHSNYSNDDHTPQSIDQQQQQTPINFHSTSAISPKLQRSLSPSSNSVQHRTPPPPPPPPPSSSHPHPHPVNQLTSPNSHRSHRSPPQSYAAVSPLNYLNRLPRSTTSIDDDETSSTEENNNNDNDTDNDTDDDDDENDNITPLTSMNSLTPIEERRKSKPVHEMFMPILGKFDELAEKLAELDDIL from the coding sequence atggcTTCTACAATGACAAGTCGAGATAGATTTAAAACAGAGAATGGTACAACCACATTGGATGATACCaatcatttattatatgatctagaaagaaaattatcattaactTCCAACACATCATCTCAACAAACCCATACATCATCAGTAGTTCATAGTAGTCATTTATTGGGACTAGGGAGACAAAGTATTCAAAGTCAAGtattgaatcaaatcatgaatgatgaagaattgaataatcAAGATGATAAACATCAAAGAATTCATAATAGTATTTTTAATCCTGATGAAATTTTCCAAGAGagacaaaataataaatatatgaCATCTAAATTTActaaaaattataatgatgataatttaaccaaaaatcataaattgaatagaaaaaattcattaaatatatCTAAATCAAGATTAGAACGAAATTCATGTACTTCAGAAGATATACagaataatgaaaaagaacaacaacaacaacaacaacaacaacaacaacaacaagatgaAAATAACCAGTATGATATTAACAAGTCAATCAGTCAAATTCATGAAGTTGATGACCCATCAATGTTTGAATCTGAAGAAGATCTATTAGCCaatcatcttcaaatgcctcaagaagaagaagaaggtaataacaacaacatgaACAACAATCACGAAGAACCTAGGTATGGAATATTTTATGGTGGAGATGATTATGAGGATTCTGATTCTGGTAATGATTCTGATAGTGAAGGAGATATACCTCTTTCTCCACCAAGATCTCCACCACGAGATTTAGATCCCGATAAATTATATGGTCTTTATGATTTTTCTGGACCTGATCCTTCTCATTGTACTCTTCTGGTTGATGAACCAgtatatttaataaatgatgaagataattATTGGTGGCTTATTCGAAAATTGACTAAACTTGAACGATTGAAAAGAATGagaataatgaaaaatcaagaaattcaaattgatattgatattgatattgaatctgatgaagaagatgggAAAATTGGATTTGTTCCTGCTGAATGTTTAGAAACTCATGGTGAAAGATTAGCAAgattaaattgttttaaaaatgaagaattagaaaagaaaaaaaattcattatttcaatcaacatttgaacaatcaacaattgaacaatcaacaattgataattttaaaaatcattatcGTAAAACTGTTACTACTAAAAAATCTGTTacatttgaaaatttgggtgatataattgatgattattctgatgaagaaataaaaagtgATCATGAAAATATACGACAGAATTTGGATctatataataatttagaaCCACCTACTCatttacaagaaattaaagaacCAGAAGTTTTAAGTGATGTTTATCCAGCGGAAACACCTTTAATAATTACCAAAAataacagcaacagcaacagcaacaacaacaacaacaacaacaataacaataacaacaacaacaatagtaataatagtaacAACAAAACAGTGACACCAACACTTCAAATGacaaataaatttgatacaGTATTTGTCCAACCTAAACAGAGAAATGGTGgattatttgatgatgcTTCAATTGGTTCATATTCTCCAGATACTCCAGTCAAAGTTAAATCTCCATTAAGAGTAGAGATtcaagatgatgatgataataatgatgataataatgatgatgatgatgaaatggGAAGAAACAATAGTTTGTCTAGTATATCAAGTTTACGACGATCAGTAATTTTAGATAGATTAACTCAAATGACGAGTGATATACAAGAACAATTACAACTAGATGGATATAatgaggaagaagaagaagaagaacaacaacaacaacaacaacaggaAGAAACAATAGACAGGGCTGAAGACAAGTATAAAGATGACGATGAGacagagaaagaaaatacagatattgatcaaaaaaataatataaacaatGACAATGACAATGAAGTCCATGGGTTTTCTTTTGAGGAATCAAGTGAACAATTTACTAGTGAAGACGAttatgatgaaaatgacaTTAATGTacaagataataataataataacaataataataataataatcattcTAATTACCTGAATGACGATCATACTCCACAACTGATagatcaacaacaacaacagacaccaataaattttcattcaaCATCAGCTATTTCTCCAAAACTCCAGAGACTGTTGAGTCCATCACTGAATTCTGTACAACATCGtacaccaccaccaccacctcctcctcctccttcttcttctcatCCTCATCCTCATCCAGTCAATCAACTTACTTCACCAAATTCTCATCGTTCTCATCGTTCTCCTCCACAACTGTATGCAGCAGTATCACCATTAAATTATCTTAATCGTTTACCAAGAAGTACCACCagtattgatgatgatgaaacaaGTAGTACTGaagagaataataataatgataatgatactgataatgatactgatgatgatgatgatgaaaatgataatataaCTCCATTAACAAGTATGAATTCATTAAcaccaattgaagaaagaaggaaaCTGAAACCAGTACATGAAATGTTTATGCCAATTTTAggtaaatttgatgaacTTGCTGAAAAATTGGCAGAATTAGATGATATACTTTAA
- a CDS encoding importin beta-2 subunit, putative (Similar to S. cerevisiae KAP104;~In S. cerevisiae: involved in delivery of heterogeneous nuclear ribonucleoproteins to the nucleoplasm), which translates to MSWKPDPQALEQLKHIFKGTLSNNNQERRLANEALIQAKQQPEIENYLFTLLIDDDGIDGINNDGSSSSSSSLLLLNSKKNSTPSDVRAAAGINLKNNILNNKSIIDRTYLMNNIMKGLISSDSLVRNITGNVITSMFSIYGLNNWSSILTDLLNLIHQPPIIESDNNNNNNKNYIPQEAAMSALSKICEDSYLELDREFQNNRPLNYLIKEFLKLIEQHPNIKIKSGAIHCINQFIPLNTQSFLINLDDYLNKIFNLASQDNHNHNHNHNHNLNQQNKNNEIRKNICTSFLLIMENRPDKLIPHLDGVINYCLHLIQQDTNNEVSLEACEFMLALANNNNNNKFNIFTPEKLKLILPILLDKMVYSEEEIFLIEIADSKDDAHIIDKDEDIKPINAKSKETRNGTLHNSNSNSNSNSNSNSNSNFDEDVNTNNNNNKNNNNDDEEEEEDDDDDDDDDDDDDDDIGELEQWSLRKCAAATLDVLSESLPQEVLLVTLPILQEKIVSPNWPIREAAILAFGAMSNSFMKLASNELPNLVPFLVDRLQDNEPRVRQITCWTLSRYSTWVNEEAHEGGQYANYFQPTFQSIITCGLDSKKIVQEAACSALSSFIEESNNNLIEFYLEPLLQHFSKCFQIYQRKNLMILYDCVQTFVEKIGYENFSQNPQYIEILLPPLLNKWQQLNDDDNDLWPLLECMASIAASLKNFFAPFAIPVYQRAIKILSNCILLDQECQTNPSIDPPEKDFMVTSLDLIDGLIQGFEYNSIDLINQNHKINLIELILICFEDYNNDVRQSTYALLGDLAIFTIDLLKPYLQQIFISIGNEINQRTYDTYPVYNNAIWALGEMIIRLPIEETKSYLNNFVDLLIPIINNNNNNNDIQSTVIENVAICLGRMGINGAELINEKLDLFIEKWCENFLYLIDNNEKETGFQGIINMINLNPNKGFGNLSTQYGKKNLAKFLTCIGNYQNIPNDLQFSFINLINNYKSLLGNENWNEILQFIDPEIRNRLNSI; encoded by the coding sequence ATGTCTTGGAAACCTGATCCACAAGCATTagaacaattgaaacataTTTTCAAAGGGactttatcaaataataatcaagaAAGACGATTAGCCAATGAAGCATTAATTCAAgcaaaacaacaaccagaaattgaaaattatttatttacattattaattgatgatgatggtatTGATggtattaataatgatggatcatcatcatcatcatcatcattattattattaaattcaaaaaaaaattcaactCCATCAGATGTTCGAGCAGCAGCAGgaattaatttaaaaaataatatattaaacaataaatctATAATTGATCGAACttatttaatgaataatattatGAAAGGATTAATATCATCAGATTCATTAGTAAGAAATATTACTGGGAATGTTATAACTtcaatgttttcaatttatggattaaataattggtcatcaattttaactgatttattaaatttaattcatcaaccaCCTATCATTGAaagtgataataataataataataacaagaaTTATATCCCACAAGAAGCAGCCATGAGTGCTTTAAGTAAAATTTGTGAAGATTCTTATTTAGAATTAGATCgagaatttcaaaataatcgtccattaaattatttaattaaagaatttttaaaattaattgaacaacatccaaatattaaaattaaatctgGTGCAATTCATtgtataaatcaatttattccTTTAAATACTCAAagttttttaattaatttagaTGATTAtcttaataaaatttttaatttagcTAGTCAagataatcataatcataatcataatcataatcataatcttaatcaacaaaataaaaataatgaaattaggaaaaatatttgtacttcatttttattaattatggAAAATAGACCAGATAAATTAATACCTCATTTAGATGGagtaattaattattgtttacatttaattcaacaagatactaataatgaagTTTCTTTAGAAGCTTGTGAATTTATGTTAGCATTagctaataataataataataataaatttaatattttcacccctgaaaaattaaaattgattttaccaatattattagataaaaTGGTTTAttcagaagaagaaatttttcttattgAAATTGCTGATTCTAAAGATGATGCtcatattattgataaagatgaagatattAAACCCATTAATGCTAAATCTAAAGAAACTAGAAATGGTACTTTgcataattcaaattcaaattcaaattcaaattcaaattcaaattcaaattcaaattttgatgaGGATGtcaatactaataataataataataagaataataataatgacgatgaagaagaagaagaagatgatgatgatgatgacgacgatgatgacgatgacgatgatgatattggtGAATTGGAACAATGGAGTTTAAGAAAATGTGCTGCTGCCACTTTAGATGTATTAAGTGAATCATTACCTCAAGAAGTATTATTAGTGACTTTACCTattttacaagaaaaaattgtttcacCAAATTGGCCAATACGTGAAGCAGCAATTTTAGCATTTGGAGCTATGAGTAATAGTTTTATGAAATTAGCTAGTAATGAATTACCTAATTTAGTACCATTTTTAGTTGATCGTTTACAAGATAATGAACCAAGAGTTCGACAAATTACATGTTGGACATTATCAAGATATTCTACTTGGGTTAATGAAGAAGCTCATGAAGGAGGTCAATATGCCAATTATTTCCAACCAAcatttcaatcaattattacttGTGGTTTagattcaaaaaaaattgttcaagAAGCTGCATGTTCagcattatcatcatttattgaagaaagtaataataatttaattgaattttatttAGAACCTTTATTACAACATTTTAGTAAATGTTtccaaatttatcaacggaaaaatttgatgattttataTGATTGTGTTCAAacatttgttgaaaaaattggttatgaaaatttttctcaAAATCCAcaatatattgaaattttattacctcctttattaaataaatggcaacaattaaatgatgatgataatgatctTTGGCCATTATTAGAATGTATGGCATCAATTGCTGCttcattaaaaaattttttcgCTCCATTTGCAATTCCAGTTTATCAACGagcaattaaaattttatcaaattgtaTATTATTAGATCAAGAATGTCAAACTAATCCATCAATTGATCCACCAGAAAAAGATTTTATGGTTACATCAttagatttaattgatggaTTAATTCAAGgatttgaatataattcaattgatttaattaatcaaaatcataaaattaatttaattgaattaatattaatttgttttgaagattataataatgatgttAGACAATCAACTTATGCATTATTAGGAGATTTAGCCATTTTCactattgatttattaaaaccttatttacaacaaatttttatatCTATTGGTAATGAAATCAATCAAAGAACTTATGATACTTATCCAGTTTATAATAATGCTATTTGGGCATTAGGAGAAATGATTATTAGATTACCAATAGAAGAAACTAAATCATatcttaataattttgttgatttattaattcctattattaataataataataataataatgatattcaATCAACAGTAATAGAAAATGTTGCTATTTGTTTAGGTAGAATGGGTATTAATGGAGcagaattaattaatgaaaaacttgatttatttattgaaaaatggtgtgaaaattttttatatttaattgataataatgaaaaagaaactggTTTTCAAGGAATTATTAATATGATTAATTTAAATCCTAATAAAGGTTTTGGTAATTTATCAACTCAATatggtaaaaaaaatttagcaaaatttttaacttgtattggaaattatcaaaatattcctaatgatttacaattttcatttattaatttaattaataattataaatcttTATTAGGTAATGAAAATTGGAATGAAATTTTACAATTTATTGATCCAGAAATTAGAAATCGATTAAATAGtatataa
- a CDS encoding phosphatidylinositol N-acetylglucosaminyltransferase subunit, putative (Similar to S. cerevisiae GPI19): MSYHLNILSALSRTSSPQPETTSSSSLPPPPPPRKHQHQHLSSSNLTLEDDKLARESDVTVSNITSSEAEYRGFSIHIISSIGLIIWIIWTLLPDYLLNKLSINYYPNKYWSIIIPNYSLILMIFIYWIFALYNIEILTLPLNDIHCIIDENSVFPGEKTTSHNNNNDDDDDDDDSIMKNSIEYIHKAPSGVWDLPITLVNDVLYE; the protein is encoded by the coding sequence ATGTCatatcatttaaatatattatctGCATTATCCCGAACTTCTTCACCACAACCAGAAActacatcatcatcatctttaccaccaccaccaccaccacggaaacaccaacaccaacatCTATCATCTTCTAACCTTACACTTGAAGATGATAAACTTGCTAGAGAATCCGATGTTACTGTATCAAATATTACTCTGCTGGAAGCAGAATATCGAGGATTTTCTATTCATATAATAAGTTCTATTGGattaattatttggatAATTTGGACATTATTACctgattatttattaaataaattatctataaattattatcctAATAAATATTGGAGTATAATTATTCCtaattattcattaatattaatgatatttatttattggatatttgctttatataatattgaaattttaacATTACCTTTGAATGATATTCATTgtataattgatgaaaattctGTATTTCCTGGTGAGAAAACGACTagtcataataataataatgatgatgatgatgatgatgatgattcaattatgaagaattcaattgaatatatacATAAAGCACCAAGTGGAGTTTGGGATTTACCTATAACATTAGTTAATGATGTATTATATGAATAA
- a CDS encoding protein ERP3 precursor homologue, putative (Similar to S. cerevisiae ERP3) gives MWSIILCILGLIQFISASAFTFILGANQKSCFYIFTEKPKIPIRYYFAVQSGGSFDVDYEIVDPNGNKVISDSKQRQGDFVFNADFIGEYEFCFSNTMSTFAEKVIDFEIKFENEDNHEKFKANLPNQPDIKPLTHVENMQTTIDKIDSQLDVLYKSMQYYKTRNNRNQATVVSTESRIYYFSIFEVLLMVGMGFLQITIVQLFFRGSRKQLV, from the coding sequence atgtggtcaattattttatgtATTTTAGgattgattcaatttatttctgCATCAGCATTTACTTTTATATTAGGAGCTAATCAAAAATCAtgtttttatattttcactgaaaaaccaaaaattccaattcGTTATTATTTTGCTGTTCAAAGTGGTGGATCATTTGATGTTGattatgaaattgttgatcctaatggtaataaagTTATATCAGATTCAAAACAAAGACAAGgagattttgtttttaatgctgattttattggtgaatatgaattttgtttttctaaTACTATGTCAACATTTGCAGAAAaagttattgattttgaaattaaatttgaaaatgaagataatcatgaaaaatttaaagcTAATTTACCAAATCAACCTGATATTAAACCTTTAACTCATGTTGAAAATATGCAAACTactattgataaaattgatagTCAATTGGATGTATTATATAAATCTATGCAATATtataaaacaagaaataataGAAATCAAGCTACTGTTGTATCTACTGaatcaagaatttattatttctcCATTTTTGAAGTGTTATTAATGGTAGGAATGGGATTTTTACAAATTACTATTGTTCAATTATTCTTTAGAGGATCAAGAAAACAATTAGTGTAA
- a CDS encoding mitochondrial 37S ribosomal protein MRPS35 (spliced gene): MVVGKSNIISQSRHLSSTSTCLRFNRRATMDKTVLLKEAKQFFGPTNVKGDHCKNKFFYPSQNNRPNYIVNDGKPLVGDQFPTKRPGRSYNNRERNPTIHPFPNNTYTKTAYLIPENIKDKMVEDATTNGLHPQEIAHKYSINLLRVEAILKLREIESKYVPDENIAQDLNRYAAIMKRMFPLFKGGYSADNLTEIPTPHKTLQDRFLTIEESEPFGPVDAARILKLEPAEDTLKKLTEFDVEQAKAQQEELDRKKVDVIYGKRREGEKSLFKFTMKEVGNFGHRYGASRRDRKKDRAIGFDASGKMIYLHPEQ; encoded by the exons ATGGTTGTGGGGAAGTCTAATATAATACTGCAGTCGAGACATTTATCTTCTACTTCAACATGTTTAAGATTTAATAGAAGAGCAACAATGGATAAGACTGTATTGTTGAAAGAAGCTAAACAGTTTTTTGGACCAACTAATGTCAAAGGTGATCATtgtaaaaacaaatttttttatccaTCCCAAAACAATAGACCAAATTATATAGTGAATGATGGGAAACCTTTGGTTGGTGATCAATTTCCAACCAAAAGACCAGGAAGAAGTTATAATAATAGAGAAAGAAACCCTACAATACATCCTTTCCCTAATAATACTTACACGAAAACAGCATATTTAATACCAGAAAATATAAAGGATAAAATGGTTGAAGACGCAACTACTAATGGATTACATCCTCAAGAAATTGCTCATAAATATAGTATCAATCTTTTAAGAGTAGAAgcaattttgaaattaagaGAAATTGAAAGCAAATATGTTCCAGat GAAAATATTGCTCAAGATTTAAACCGATATGCTGCCATTATGAAGCGTATGTTCCCATTATTCAAAGGTGGGTATAGTGCTGATAACTTGACGGAAATTCCAACTCCTCATAAAACATTACAAGATCGATTTTTGACCATTGAAGAATCTGAACCTTTTGGTCCAGTTGATGCTGCTagaatattgaaattagaaCCTGCTGAAGATacattgaagaaattaacTGAATTTGATGTTGAACAAGCTAAAGCtcaacaagaagaattggataGAAAGAAAGTTGATGTAATTTATGGTAAGAGAAGAGAAGGagaaaaatcattattcaaattcacTATGAAAGAAGTTGGTAATTTTGGTCATCGTTATGGTGCCTCTAGAAGAGatagaaagaaagataGAGCAATTGGTTTTGACGCTTCTGGTAAGATGATCTATCTCCACCCTGAACAATAA